The Mycolicibacterium flavescens genomic interval CGAGATCGTCTCGGCGGTGGTGATGCAGGACGCCGGATCGACGGTTCAGCGGGCCCTCGGTGTGGCAGGCGATTGCATCGTGGAGGTGGAGATCACCGACGTCGCCGGCCCCAGCCCGACCGGCGCCCGGCACGCGACCGCGGTCGCCGACCTGATGATGGACAAGATCGGCCAGTCCTGAGCATTCGGTCGAGATTGTCGGTTACGTCGCGAATCTGTTGGAGCTGACCGCGCGAACACGACGACGACAAAATCACTGGGTCGAACAGACCGCGGTGCTCTACACGTCGGCCGAGGAGGCGCAGCATTTCTTCAACTCGTCTCGAGAGACGTGGGGGGTTACACCAATTCCACTGTGGGCGTGAGAAATTCATGCGACGTATACTTGTGGAACTCGGTCAGGTTCGTACCGACGGCAAGATGGTCGCCCAGGTTACGACGCAACAGGATGCCGACGGCTTGTGCTTGCCAGCATGTGCTGTCGACTGCATCGAACCTGACCGTCGAGGCGTGGCCGTGCAGTTACTCGATCGGCGACGAGGCGGCCACCATCGCGCAGGACATGCTCGCCACGCGGCCAGATAACACCGCGCCGAGACTGGGCTTTCTGACGACCGGCGGCGGAGATCCATCAAAAACAGCAGTCTCGCCGAAAAGGCGATCTACATCGGGGCGTTGGCCGGGACGAAGACTCCGGAGCTGTCGGCTTCCTCCTCGGCCCGGATCACGTGCACGACCGCGTTGATCAACGCCAGGTGGGTGAACGCCTGCGGGAAGTTGCCGAGATGGCGGCCGGTGCGCGGCTCGATCTCCTCGGCATACAGGTGCAGCGGGCTGGCGAACGACAGCAGCCGTTCACACAGGTGTTTGGCGCGGCTGATCTCGCCGATCTCGACCAGGGCCGACACCAGCCAGAACGAGCAGATCGTGAAGGTGCCCTCCTCGCCGGACAGCCCGTCGTCGGTCTCGTCGACCCGGTAGCGCAGCACCAGGCCTTCCTCGGTGAGCTCGTCGGCGATCGCCAGCACGGTCGCGCGCACCCGCGGATCGTCGGGCGGCAGGAACCGCGTCAGCACGGCCAGCAGCAGCGAGGCGTCGAGCGCGTCGTCGCCGTACCGCTGCGTCAGCACACCGCGGGAGTCGACGCCGTGTTTGAGCACGTCGGCCTTGATCTCCTCGGCGGTCGCGCGCCACTGCTGCGCGTAGGACTTCTCGCCCTGGAACTCGGCGAGTTTCGAGCCGCGGTCCAGCGCGACCCAGCACATGATCTTGCTGCTGGTGAAGTGTTGCGGGTCGCCGCGTACCTCCCATATCCCGCGGTCGGGCTCCTTCCAGTGCTTGATCGCCTCTTCGACCTGCTGCTTGAGCACCGGCCACAGCGTGTCGGAGATCTGCTCGCGCGACTTGGCGTGCAGATACACCGAATCGAGCATGGTGCCCCAGATGTCGTGCTGCATCTGGTTGTACGCGCCGTTGCCGATGCGCACCGGCCGCGCCCCGTCGTATCCGGACAGGTGGCGCAGTTCCTCCTCGACCAGCGTGCGCTCGCCGCCGACGGCGTACATCACCTGAAGTGGGTGTCGCTCACCGTTGTTGGCGCCGGACACATCGGCGATGAACGCGAAGAAGTCGTCGGCCTCGCGGTCCAGGCCCAGTGTGTAGAGACCCCACAGCGCGAAAGTCGAATCGCGCACCCACGCATAGCGGTAGTCCCAGTTTCGTTCGCCCTGAGGCGTTTCCGGCAGCGACGTGGTGGGCGCGGCCAACAGCGCACCGGTCGGGGAGTAGGTCAGCCCCTTGAGCGTCAGCGCGCTGCGCTGGAGGTAGGCCCGCCACGGGTGGTCGGGGAAGTCGCCGATGTTGATCCACTGGCGCCAGGCCTCGCTGGTCTGCCACATCTTGTCGGCCGCCTCTTCATAGGTCTGTGGCGCCGGATGCTTGGACCACGACAGCGCGACGAACGCCTGGTCGCCTTCCTTCATCCGGGTCCGGGCCCGAGCCTCGTGGCCCTCCAGGCCGAGCCGCAGGTTCGTGGTGAGCCGAAGCGTGGGGTGCGCATCGGCGTCGCGGCTGGCGCGCGCGATCGCCTCGCCGTACGCCTGCGCGGAGTACTCCCACGTCGCGGGGATCCGGTGGTAGTCGAACGCCGGCTCGCAGTTCATCACCAGTTCGACGGTGCCGCTCACGCATCGCACGGTGCGCAGCAGGATGTGCTCGGCATCCCAGTCCATCGGTGTGCGCCGATGGGTGCGCGAACGGGTCTCGAGGTCATGCCAGGGACCCATCACCAATGCCTCGCGCACGATCAGCCACCCGGTGTGGGTCTGCCACGTCGTCTCCAGGATCAGGCTGCCGGGCAGGTAGCGCCGGGCCGAGGGCACCGTCACCCCGTAGGGCCCCAACCGGAAATGGCCGGCGCCGCGATCGAGGATGGCGCCGAACACACTCGGCGAGTCGGGCCGCGGCACGCACATCCACTCGACCGACCCGGCCGATGAGATCAGACACGTGTTCTCGCAGTCGGACAGGAAGCCGTAGTCGGCGATGGGCGGAAACGGGTTTCGCAACGCTCCGGTGGGCGCGTACGGCGTCGGTGCGGTCACGGTCAGCGGGGTGTTGTCCGTGACGGCCTGAGCCGGCTTCGCCCCGTTCTCGGTCTCCGTTGACCCGTCCGACGGCCCGGTTTGTTGCAGAACCATGCCGCCATCATCGACTGCCGACGCGCTCGCCGTCTACTTGTTGGCCGTAACGGCGCGTCAGCGGCGGGCGAAGGCCGGAATGCGTTCCGGTAGGGGACCGATCGCCACACCGTAGGCCGCCAAACGGCGCAACAACGGAAGCCCGGCGGCCACCCGCACGAACCGGGGCGCTTCGGCCTGGCCGGTCGAAGCGACGGCGACCGCGATGACACGGCGGTGGATCAGCCTTTGCACCGACTGGATCAGCGCGGCGGGCAGCCAGCGCCGCGCCTGCACGCGGGCCAGATGCCTGGCCGACAGGCTGCCCGAGCGCAACGGACCCGCCAGGATCCGGCCTGCGGCGACGGCGTCGGCCACCGCGAGGTTGATCCCCACCCCGCCGACCGGCGACATCGCGTGGGCGGCGTCGCCGATAAGCAGCAGGCCGTCGCCGTACCAGCGCCTGAGCCGGTTCAACTGCACGTCGAGCAGCTTCACGTCGTCGAACGACGTCACCGCCCCGATGCGGTCGGCCAGCCACGGCACCAGCGCCACCACACCGCGATGCAGCGACCCGATTCCCTGCGCCCGCAACTCCTGGTCGCGGCCCTTGGGGATGACGTAGGCGCACTGATAGTAGTCGCCGCGGTCGATGACGATCTGCGCGTGCCCGGCCCCGAGGACACCGGCGAGCCCGTGCGGGTCGTCGGGATCGCGGGGCAGCCGGAACCACCAGACGTCCATCGGCACACCGAAGTCCTTCGGCTTGAGCCCCATCTCGGTGCGCAGCGTCGATGACCGCCCATCGCAGGCGACGGTCAACGTCGCGCGCATCTCGCGCTCCTCACCGTCGGCGCTGCGGTAGCGGACACCGACCACCCTGTCACCGTGACGGATCGGGCCGAGCACCTCGGTGCTGCGCAGCAAGGTGAACGACGGCTCTCGTTGAGCGGCAGTGGCCAGCAGCTCCAGGAAATCCCACTGCGGAACCAGCGCAATGTGTTTGTGCGGACCGGGAATTCGCTGCAGATCCATGGTGACCGGCGTGTCCTGCACCGTCATCGACAGCGTGTCGATCTCTCGGTGCGGAATCGCCGCGAACTCGTCGGACAGCCCCAACTCGTCGAGCAGCCGCAGCGTGCTGGCATGCACGGTGTCACCGCGGAAATCGCGGAGGAAGTCGGCGTGCTTCTCCATCACCGTGACGTCGACCCCGGCGCGGGCCAGCACCAACGCGAGCATCATGCCCGCTGGACCGCCGCCGGCCACGATGCAGGTGGTGTTACCGGCACGCAGAGCGGGGTCGGAGTCGGCGGCCACGCCCCCATCTTCGCATCGCCTAGGCTGGCCGCGTGGGTGGCTTTCTGAGTTGGTGGGACGGTGTCGAGCTCTGGCTCACCGGCCTGCCGTTCGTCGCCCAGACCGCGATGGTGATGCCGGTGGTGCTCGCGTTGGCGTACGGCACCGCGGTCGTGCTCGACGGCGCCCTCGGTAACGGGATCAGGTTGTGGCGCCGTGTTCGCCACGACGAACGGGATGCTGATCAATGAGCGGCGGGATGCCGCGGTCGCGGGTGACGCTGGTGCTCGTCCTCCTGGTGATCCTGGTGATCGTCATGTGGCTGTTCACTCGTTGACGCCGCCGAACTTTCACCGAGCAGGCCGCGGAAACTCTGTTAGGCTTCGCGCCATGCAAACAGCGTCCGGCAACAAGAGCGGCCATGTTCTGGCCCTCATTGCCGTGAGTTTCAGCGCTGTTGCCGATGTCTGTTGTTGTTGCTGACTCCTCCGCCCGTCCGCGGTTCGGTGTCGGTAACGGCTGCCAGATGACGCCTCGCGCTGATCCATCGCCTTCCCGTCGGGACGGGTTCCACCGAAGTCCCCCAACGAAAGGTCCCCGATGGTCAACATCCGCAAAACCTGGCGCGCCGCGGCGGCGCTGGCCACCACCGCCACAGTGCTCGCCGCATGCGGAGGCGGCTCGAGCGATGTGGTCGGAGAGGGCGGCGGGAATGGCGCCGACACGACGCTGACGCTCGTCGCCTATGCCGTGCCCGAACCCGGCTGGAGCAAGATCATTCCCGCATTCGCCGCGACACCGGAAGGTAAAGGCGTCGGCGTCACGACGTCGTACGGCGCCTCGGGCGACCAGTCGCGCGCCGTCGTCGACGGTAAGCCCGCCGACATCGTGAACTTCTCCGTCGAGCCGGACATCACCCGACTCGTTAAGGCCGACAAGGTCACCGAGGACTGGAACGCCGACGCCACCAAGGGCATCCCGTTCGGATCCGTCGTGTCCTTCGCGGTGCGGCCCGGTAACCCCAAGAACATCAGGGACTGGCCGGATCTGCTCAAGCCCGGCGTCGAGGTCATCACGCCCAGCCCGCTGAGCTCCGGGTCCGCCAAGTGGAACCTGCTGGCGCCGTACGCGTGGGCCAGCAAGGGCGGACAGGATCCCCAAGCCGGTCTCGACTACGTCACCGAGCTGGTGACTCAGCACATCAAGCTGCGCCCGAGTTCGGGCCGTGAGGCCACCGACGTGTTCCGGCAGGGCAGCGGTGACGTGCTGCTGGCCTACGAGAACGAGGCGCTGCACTTCGGCTTGGAGTACGTGAACCCGCCGGAGACCTTCAAGATCGAGAACCCTGTCGCCGTGGTGTCGTCGAGCACGCACCTGGACAAGGCGAACGCGCTGAAGAACTTCATCTACACCCCCGAGGCGCAGAAGCTGTGGGCCGAGGCCGGTTTCCGTCCCGTCGATCCCGCGGTGCTCGAGGAGTTCCGGGACAAGTTCCCCGCGCCCGCAAAACTATGGACCGTTGACGACCTCGGAGGCTGGGCGACACTGGATCCCGAGCTGTTCGACAAGGACAACGGCACCATCACCAAGATCTACACCCAGGCGACCGGATGACCCCTTCCGTGAACGCGTTGGGTTCCCCGTATCCTGACGGGAGCCGACCCGAACCCACGAACGGCGAGCGAACAATTAGCCTCTGGGGCCCCCGGTATGGGACCACCTCGCTACGGGTTGGTGCGGCGACGATTTGGCTGAGCATCATCGTGCTGCTGCCGTTGGCCGCGATCCTCTGGCAGTCGGCCGGCGGCGGGTGGCAGGCGTTCTGGCTTGCGGTCACCTCGAACGCGGCCGTCGCGTCGTTCAAGGTGACGCTGACCGTGTCGTTCGGGGTGACGGTGGTCAACCTGGTGTTCGGGCTGTTGGTTGCCTGGGTGCTGACCCGCGACGAATTCGTCGGCAAGCGGCTGATCGACTCAGTGATCGACTTGCCGTTCGCGTTGCCGACGATCGTCGCCAGCCTGGTCATGCTGGCGCTCTACGGCCCCGCCAGCCCGGTCGGGCTGCACCTGCAGCACACCATATGGGGTATCGGGGTGGCGTTGCTGTTTGTCACCCTGCCGTTCGTGGTGCGATCGGTGCAGCCGGTGCTGTTGGAACTGGACCGCGAGATCGAGGAAGCCGCGGCATCGTTGGGGGCCAACAACTGGATCATCTTCACCCGGGTGATGCTGCCCGCACTTCTGCCGTCGCTGCTGTCGGGCGCCGGTCTGGCGTTCTCCCGCGCGATCGGCGAGTTCGGTTCGGTGGTCCTGATCGGCGGCGCCGTGCCTGGCGAGACCGAAGTGTCCTCGCAGTGGATCCGCACCCTGATCGAGAACGACGACCGTACCGGCGCCGCCGCGATCTCGATTGTGCTGCTGGCCATCTCGTTCGTCGTGCTGTTCATCCTGCGCGCGATCGGATCGCGCGCCGCCCGACGCGACGCCTTGGCGCAATGATCCTTTCGCCGGTGGTCAGACACCTGCTTCGCTACCTCGCGCTGACCTACATCGTCGTCTTGGTCGTGGTGCCGGTGGGCCTGATCCTGTGGCGCAGTTTCGCCCCGGGCTTCGGAACCTTTATTGATTGGATAACCACCCCGGCCGCGGTATCCGCTCTGCAACTGTCGCTCTTGGTCGTCGCGATCGTGGTGCCGCTCAACGTGCTGTTTGGCGTGCCGACCGCGGTGGTGCTGGCGCGGAACAAGTTTCGCGGCAAGAGTCTGATGCAGGCCGTGATCGATCTGCCGTTCGCGGTGTCGCCGGTGGTGGTCGGTGTCGCGCTGATCCTGCTGTGGGGCTCGGCGGGGCTGTTCGGATTCGTCGAGAACAACCTCGGCTTCAAGATCATCTTCGGGTTCCCCGGCATCGTGCTAGCCAGCGTCTTCGTCACGGTGCCGTTCGTGATCCGTGAGGTTGAACCGGTGCTGCACGAGATAGGCACCGATCAGGAGGAGGCCGCTGCCACGCTAGGCTCGCAGTGGTGGCAGACGTTCTGGCGGGTCACGCTGCCGTCCATCCGGTGGGGTCTGACCTACGGCGTCGTGCTCACGATCGCACGCACCCTCGGTGAGTACGGGGCCGTGCTGATGGTGTCGTCCAACCTTCCAGGCTCTTCGCAGACGCTCACACTGCTGGTGTCGGACCGGTACAACCGAGGTGAAGAGTATGGGGCGTATGCGGTGTCGACGCTTTTGATGAGTGTGGCGGTCGTGGTCTTGATTACGCAAGTGTTGCTCGACGCGCGCCGGTCCAGAGCCAGCAGATAGGCGGAAAGGGAAGTATGAGCAATGCGATAGCCGTGCGAGGCGCCAACAAGCGATACGGCGACTTCGCGGCCCTGGACAATGTCGATTTCGAAGTACCATCCGGTTCGCTGACCGCATTGCTAGGGCCCAGCGGGTCCGGGAAGTCGACGCTACTACGGGCCATCGCGGGCCTCGACCGGCCCGATTCCGGCACCGTCACGATCAACGGCCGCGACGTCACCAACGTGCCGCCCCAGCGGCGCGGTATCGGTTTCGTGTTCCAGCACTATGCGGCGTTCAAGCACCTGACGGTGCGGGACAACGTCGCGTTCGGGCTGAAGATTCGCAAGCGGCCCAAGGCCGAAATCAAGCAGAAGGTCGACAATCTCCTCGAAGTGGTCGGGCTAGCCGGTTTCCAGACTCGTTACCCGAACCAGCTCTCCGGAGGGCAACGTCAGCGCATGGCGCTGGCCCGCGCGCTGGCCGTGGACCCACAAGTGCTGTTGCTCGACGAACCGTTCGGTGCGCTGGACGCCAAGGTGCGAGAGGATTTGCGCGCTTGGCTGCGCCGGTTGCACGACGAAGTGCAGGTCACCACGGTGCTGGTGACGCACGATCAGTCTGAGGCGCTCGACGTCGCCGACCGGATCGCGGTGCTGAATAGAGGCCGCATCGAGCAGATCGGTTCCCCCGCAGAGGTTTACGATGCACCAGCCAACGCGTTCGTGATGTCGTTTCTAGGTGCGGTTTCCTCGCTGAACGGTGCGCTGGTCCGACCGCACGACATCCGTGTAGGACGCAACCCAGACATGGCGATCGCTTCCACCGACGAGTCGGTGCAGTCCACCGGAGTGGTACGCGCGATCATCGACCGAATTGTCATGCTAGGCTTCGAAGTTCGTGTCGAGTTACACAGTGCGACGGACCAGACGCCCTTCACCGCGCAGATCACCCGCGGCGACGCCGAGGCGCTCGGGCTGAAGGAGGGGGACACTGTCTACGTCCGCGCAACCCGGGTGCCACCGTTGCCCGGCAGCACACAGGATCCACCCGACGATGAGGCCGTGACGAGGGCCTGAGTCGGTTGGGCCGAAGATGGGGCAATTGCCCCATTACGCCAGGTTGACTTCCTGGTTGAGTTGCTCGCATGAACACCAGCACCCCGACCCAGGTCGATCCGGACAAACTGATGGAATTCGTCTTCCGCGCGGTCGAGGAGGCCGGCGCGGCACTCAACTGCGCACTCGTCGTGATGGGCGACCGCCTCGGGTACTACCGGTCGCTTGTCGAGCACGGGCCGAGCACCCCAGCCGAGTTGGCCGAACGCACCGGCACCGACGCGCACTACGCCAGGGAGTGGCTCAACGCGCAAACCGCCGGCGCCTTCGTCGAATACAACCCGGCGACCGGTCGTTATCGGTTGCCGGCCGAGCAGGCCGTGGCGCTCACCGACGAAACAAGCCCGGCCTTCGTCGGCGGTCTCTTCCAGATCGCGCACGGAACCGCATCGGACGCTGGACACATCTTCGAGGCGGCCCGCGCAGGCGTCGGCGTCGCTTGGGGGGATCACAACTCCGACGTCCATGTCGGGTGCGAACGGTTCTTCCGCCCGACCTACGCCGCGCATCTGGTCGACGATTGGATCCCGGCGTTGGACGGT includes:
- a CDS encoding glycosyl hydrolase, glucoamylase; protein product: MVLQQTGPSDGSTETENGAKPAQAVTDNTPLTVTAPTPYAPTGALRNPFPPIADYGFLSDCENTCLISSAGSVEWMCVPRPDSPSVFGAILDRGAGHFRLGPYGVTVPSARRYLPGSLILETTWQTHTGWLIVREALVMGPWHDLETRSRTHRRTPMDWDAEHILLRTVRCVSGTVELVMNCEPAFDYHRIPATWEYSAQAYGEAIARASRDADAHPTLRLTTNLRLGLEGHEARARTRMKEGDQAFVALSWSKHPAPQTYEEAADKMWQTSEAWRQWINIGDFPDHPWRAYLQRSALTLKGLTYSPTGALLAAPTTSLPETPQGERNWDYRYAWVRDSTFALWGLYTLGLDREADDFFAFIADVSGANNGERHPLQVMYAVGGERTLVEEELRHLSGYDGARPVRIGNGAYNQMQHDIWGTMLDSVYLHAKSREQISDTLWPVLKQQVEEAIKHWKEPDRGIWEVRGDPQHFTSSKIMCWVALDRGSKLAEFQGEKSYAQQWRATAEEIKADVLKHGVDSRGVLTQRYGDDALDASLLLAVLTRFLPPDDPRVRATVLAIADELTEEGLVLRYRVDETDDGLSGEEGTFTICSFWLVSALVEIGEISRAKHLCERLLSFASPLHLYAEEIEPRTGRHLGNFPQAFTHLALINAVVHVIRAEEEADSSGVFVPANAPM
- the mhpA_2 gene encoding 2-polyprenyl-6-methoxyphenol hydroxylase-like oxidoreductase gives rise to the protein MAADSDPALRAGNTTCIVAGGGPAGMMLALVLARAGVDVTVMEKHADFLRDFRGDTVHASTLRLLDELGLSDEFAAIPHREIDTLSMTVQDTPVTMDLQRIPGPHKHIALVPQWDFLELLATAAQREPSFTLLRSTEVLGPIRHGDRVVGVRYRSADGEEREMRATLTVACDGRSSTLRTEMGLKPKDFGVPMDVWWFRLPRDPDDPHGLAGVLGAGHAQIVIDRGDYYQCAYVIPKGRDQELRAQGIGSLHRGVVALVPWLADRIGAVTSFDDVKLLDVQLNRLRRWYGDGLLLIGDAAHAMSPVGGVGINLAVADAVAAGRILAGPLRSGSLSARHLARVQARRWLPAALIQSVQRLIHRRVIAVAVASTGQAEAPRFVRVAAGLPLLRRLAAYGVAIGPLPERIPAFARR
- a CDS encoding Conserved membrane protein of uncharacterised function — protein: MGGFLSWWDGVELWLTGLPFVAQTAMVMPVVLALAYGTAVVLDGALGNGIRLWRRVRHDERDADQ
- the sbp gene encoding sulfate/thiosulfate-binding protein; its protein translation is MVNIRKTWRAAAALATTATVLAACGGGSSDVVGEGGGNGADTTLTLVAYAVPEPGWSKIIPAFAATPEGKGVGVTTSYGASGDQSRAVVDGKPADIVNFSVEPDITRLVKADKVTEDWNADATKGIPFGSVVSFAVRPGNPKNIRDWPDLLKPGVEVITPSPLSSGSAKWNLLAPYAWASKGGQDPQAGLDYVTELVTQHIKLRPSSGREATDVFRQGSGDVLLAYENEALHFGLEYVNPPETFKIENPVAVVSSSTHLDKANALKNFIYTPEAQKLWAEAGFRPVDPAVLEEFRDKFPAPAKLWTVDDLGGWATLDPELFDKDNGTITKIYTQATG
- the cysW_1 gene encoding sulfate ABC transporter, permease protein CysT, giving the protein MTPSVNALGSPYPDGSRPEPTNGERTISLWGPRYGTTSLRVGAATIWLSIIVLLPLAAILWQSAGGGWQAFWLAVTSNAAVASFKVTLTVSFGVTVVNLVFGLLVAWVLTRDEFVGKRLIDSVIDLPFALPTIVASLVMLALYGPASPVGLHLQHTIWGIGVALLFVTLPFVVRSVQPVLLELDREIEEAAASLGANNWIIFTRVMLPALLPSLLSGAGLAFSRAIGEFGSVVLIGGAVPGETEVSSQWIRTLIENDDRTGAAAISIVLLAISFVVLFILRAIGSRAARRDALAQ
- the cysW_2 gene encoding sulfate ABC transporter, permease protein CysW, which encodes MILSPVVRHLLRYLALTYIVVLVVVPVGLILWRSFAPGFGTFIDWITTPAAVSALQLSLLVVAIVVPLNVLFGVPTAVVLARNKFRGKSLMQAVIDLPFAVSPVVVGVALILLWGSAGLFGFVENNLGFKIIFGFPGIVLASVFVTVPFVIREVEPVLHEIGTDQEEAAATLGSQWWQTFWRVTLPSIRWGLTYGVVLTIARTLGEYGAVLMVSSNLPGSSQTLTLLVSDRYNRGEEYGAYAVSTLLMSVAVVVLITQVLLDARRSRASR
- the cysA gene encoding sulfate ABC transporter ATP-binding protein, which encodes MSNAIAVRGANKRYGDFAALDNVDFEVPSGSLTALLGPSGSGKSTLLRAIAGLDRPDSGTVTINGRDVTNVPPQRRGIGFVFQHYAAFKHLTVRDNVAFGLKIRKRPKAEIKQKVDNLLEVVGLAGFQTRYPNQLSGGQRQRMALARALAVDPQVLLLDEPFGALDAKVREDLRAWLRRLHDEVQVTTVLVTHDQSEALDVADRIAVLNRGRIEQIGSPAEVYDAPANAFVMSFLGAVSSLNGALVRPHDIRVGRNPDMAIASTDESVQSTGVVRAIIDRIVMLGFEVRVELHSATDQTPFTAQITRGDAEALGLKEGDTVYVRATRVPPLPGSTQDPPDDEAVTRA